The following coding sequences are from one Rattus norvegicus strain BN/NHsdMcwi chromosome 11, GRCr8, whole genome shotgun sequence window:
- the LOC134480933 gene encoding WAS/WASL-interacting protein family member 1-like: MTTVKAGASYQVNMTKEADNKSASCPSKGPKFSFQHPHQRRRALGSGRPARPQPGTRRPPRVHPTSFLPDTSRRPRKPPARLRRPRHSPFSKPRPTILASPSPAFPRPAPAASRAAPGWPAAPPGQAVAAALSPPDPPARRPLPSPALPGPGLPGRAFTAGWRRGARSLTADGRSSDLPTGPARRARGRGENFCCGSSGDSSHPCAFLLFLPLLLLLFLLLFLLPEQSRGRHGAARASPRSPPLPARCIMGSLAHRKRSGLPALAWRGEVAARPSVALIPAPACQQCSVAREAGPALRVPLMGLKGKCFEIDQI, from the exons ATGACGACAGTAAAAGCCGGTGCATCATATCAAGTAAATATGACCAAAGAAGCAGATAATAAAAGTGCTTCCTGCCCTTCCaagggacccaagttcagtttccagcacccacatca ACGGCGGAGAGCCCTGGGGTCTGGCCGGCCTGCTCGCCCACAGCCTGGCACCCGGAGGCCTCCCCGCGTGCATCCCACCTCCTTCCTACCCGACACCAGCCGCAGGCCTCGGAAGCCGCCCGCTCGCCTCCGCCGCCCCCGTCATTCTCCGTTCTCCAAGCCCCGACCCACCATCCTCGCGTCCCCCAGCCCCGCGTTCCCGCGGCCTGCGCCCGCCGCCTCCCGGGCCGCCCCCGGCTGGCCCGCCGCTCCTCCGGGTCAGGCCGTCGCCGCCGCGCTCTCTCCCCCCGACCCCCCCGCGCgccgccccctcccctcccccgccctcccGGGCCCCGGCCTGCCAGGCCGAGCGTTTACCGCGGGCTGGCGCCGAGGCGCGCGGTCACTGACTGCAGACGGCCGCAGCTCCGACCTTCCCACGGGCCCGGCGAGGAGggcgagggggaggggagagaacttTTGCTGTGGCAGCTCCGGCGACAGCTCCCACCCCTGcgcctttctcctcttcctccccctcctcctcctcctcttcctccttctcttcctcctcccagagcAGTCGAGAGGCAGACATGGCGCGGCTAGAGCGTCGCCGCGGTCGCCGCCGCTGCCGGCGCGGTGCATTATGGGAAGCCTCGCACACAGGAAGCGCTCCGGGCTGCCCGCCCTCGCCTGGCGGGGAGAGGTGGCTGCGAGACCTAGCGTGGCTTTGATTCCGGCGCCTGCGTGTCAGCAGTGCAGCGTGGCCCGGGAAGCTGGCCCCGCACTGAGGGTCCCCCTGATGGGCCTGAAAGGAAAATGCTTTGAAATAGATCAGATCTGA